The following proteins are encoded in a genomic region of Synechococcus sp. CBW1002:
- a CDS encoding ligase-associated DNA damage response exonuclease: MPLPPDGLLQLTPEGLYCPAAQAWIDPWRPVPRALISHAHADHARPGCGEYWAIGASEAILRQRLGSAIELNRVVYDQELRIGAARVSFHSAGHVLGSAQVRLEAGGESWLVSGDYKRCADPSCQPFQPVQADVFITEATFALPIYRWRPGAEVATEIQRWWQTAPDRPSILFAYAFGKAQRILAELHAVGVSDEVLLHGAVQALMPAYREAGLALPPTQAVSAIPRSDSLAGRLVIAPPAAHRSAWIKRFRWPQTAFVSGWMAVRGARRRRGFERGFVLSDHADWDGLVRTVKDTSARQVYVTHGKADSLARYLREIEGISAEPLEGHGVADRGEDGAEMD, translated from the coding sequence ATGCCCCTGCCGCCGGATGGTCTGCTGCAGCTCACCCCCGAGGGCCTGTACTGCCCGGCGGCCCAGGCCTGGATTGATCCCTGGCGACCGGTGCCGCGGGCGTTGATCAGTCACGCCCATGCCGACCATGCCCGCCCCGGCTGCGGTGAATACTGGGCGATCGGCGCCAGTGAGGCGATCCTGCGGCAACGGCTCGGCAGCGCCATTGAGCTGAACCGCGTCGTCTACGACCAGGAGCTCAGAATCGGCGCGGCGCGGGTGTCATTCCATTCCGCCGGCCATGTGCTCGGTTCGGCCCAGGTGCGGCTGGAGGCCGGCGGCGAAAGCTGGCTGGTGAGCGGCGATTACAAGCGCTGCGCCGATCCCAGCTGCCAGCCGTTCCAACCTGTGCAGGCCGATGTGTTCATCACAGAAGCCACCTTCGCCCTGCCGATCTACCGCTGGCGTCCCGGCGCCGAGGTGGCCACTGAGATCCAGCGGTGGTGGCAGACGGCACCGGATCGTCCATCGATTCTGTTTGCCTATGCCTTCGGTAAGGCGCAGCGAATCCTGGCGGAGCTCCACGCCGTCGGCGTGAGCGACGAAGTGTTGCTCCATGGCGCCGTTCAGGCCCTGATGCCGGCCTACCGCGAGGCGGGCCTAGCACTGCCGCCCACCCAGGCAGTGAGCGCAATCCCGCGAAGCGACTCCCTGGCGGGCCGCCTGGTGATCGCGCCACCGGCCGCCCATCGTTCAGCCTGGATAAAGCGCTTCCGATGGCCCCAGACGGCCTTCGTGAGCGGCTGGATGGCGGTGCGCGGCGCCCGGCGACGCCGGGGCTTCGAACGCGGATTCGTGCTGAGTGACCATGCCGACTGGGACGGCCTGGTGCGCACGGTCAAGGACACCAGCGCCCGGCAGGTGTACGTGACCCATGGTAAGGCAGATAGCCTAGCCCGCTATCTGCGTGAGATCGAGGGGATCAGCGCCGAACCACTGGAGGGGCACGGCGTGGCCGATCGGGGGGAGGATGGAGCCGAGATGGATTGA
- the nadA gene encoding quinolinate synthase NadA: protein MVSAAQLTNATDTLEVPRDLAAAIRELSRERRAVILAHYYQDDAIQDIADFIGDSLELSRKAASTDADVIVFCGVHFMAETAKILNPGKTVLLPDLEAGCSLADACPADGFAAFRAEHPEHFVVSYINCSAAVKAQSDLICTSSNAVDLVQQLPADQPILFAPDQNLGRWVQRQSGRELTLWPGSCMVHETFSEQALLQLQLEHPDAEVLAHPECQEHLLDLADFIGSTSKLLHRAAASPAQELIVLTEPGILHQMRKAAPSKTFFEVPGADGCSCNSCPYMRLNTLEKLWRCLRDLSPAIELDESTSQRALMPIQRMLEMSR from the coding sequence TTGGTTTCAGCCGCCCAGCTCACCAACGCAACCGACACCCTGGAGGTGCCCAGGGATCTGGCGGCGGCGATCCGCGAGCTCAGCCGCGAGCGGCGGGCCGTGATCCTGGCCCATTACTACCAGGACGACGCCATTCAGGACATCGCCGACTTCATCGGTGATTCGCTCGAACTCTCCCGCAAGGCGGCCAGCACCGACGCCGACGTGATCGTGTTCTGCGGCGTCCATTTCATGGCCGAGACCGCAAAGATCCTCAATCCCGGCAAGACCGTTCTGCTGCCCGACCTGGAGGCCGGCTGCTCCCTGGCGGATGCCTGTCCGGCCGATGGTTTCGCCGCCTTTCGAGCCGAGCATCCCGAGCACTTCGTGGTGAGCTACATCAATTGCTCCGCAGCAGTGAAGGCCCAGAGCGATCTGATCTGCACCAGCAGCAACGCCGTGGATCTGGTGCAGCAACTACCGGCCGACCAGCCGATCCTGTTCGCTCCCGATCAGAACCTGGGCCGCTGGGTGCAGCGCCAGAGCGGCCGGGAGCTCACCCTCTGGCCCGGCAGCTGCATGGTTCACGAGACCTTCAGTGAGCAGGCGCTGCTGCAGCTTCAACTGGAGCACCCGGACGCCGAGGTACTGGCCCACCCCGAGTGCCAGGAGCATCTGCTGGACCTGGCGGACTTCATCGGCTCCACCAGCAAGCTGCTGCACCGCGCCGCAGCCAGCCCGGCCCAGGAGTTGATCGTGCTCACTGAACCAGGGATCCTCCACCAGATGCGCAAGGCGGCGCCCTCCAAGACGTTCTTCGAGGTGCCCGGAGCCGATGGCTGCAGCTGCAACAGCTGCCCCTACATGCGGCTCAACACCCTGGAGAAGCTGTGGCGCTGCCTGCGGGATCTCAGCCCGGCGATCGAACTCGATGAATCCACCAGCCAGAGAGCCCTGATGCCGATCCAGCGGATGCTGGAGATGAGCCGCTGA
- a CDS encoding IS5 family transposase: MYRRHNNGQISIKEFHLPFGGTLDPENRWVQLEGLIPWDELEETYAPQFSATIGAPAKSVRMAFGALYIKQKLGLTDEETVHQIRENAYIQFFLGFAGYTAKAPFDASMMVHFRKRFSDEDLRRINELVVQRGKEILLEALAQAADDDDHDDRDSSGGGAQLELDALIKPADWPEGKNWGTLTIDASCTPADITYPRDLKLLNEARTTTERVIDDLCSQSSGFRRHRPRYDRGLARAHFLRVAKQKRPRRRKVKAAIKHQLGYVRQNLKAIDALIGCGARLSELKRHWWQKLLACSELERQQGLLLASQTNSIPDRLVNLVQTHIRPMVRGKARAAVEFGAKISVSVQNGFPFLHRTSWNPYNEGEDLIAQAEKYKLDTGSYPERICADRIYITAKNRHFCTRNGIRLSGKRLGRPPKDPDVTTAHKHQLRSDQARRNEVEGVFGSGKRKYSLDLIMARLPAGAESSISMAFVVMCAEKVLRLLRLFFVLLFGWIYSFFMAWSAIRAPEGICKPCF, translated from the coding sequence ATGTACCGGAGGCACAATAACGGTCAGATCTCAATCAAGGAGTTCCACCTGCCATTTGGCGGCACACTTGATCCCGAGAATCGCTGGGTTCAACTGGAGGGGCTGATCCCATGGGATGAGCTGGAAGAAACCTATGCCCCTCAATTCAGCGCCACAATTGGCGCTCCAGCCAAATCAGTGAGAATGGCCTTTGGTGCTCTCTACATCAAACAGAAGTTAGGGCTCACCGACGAAGAGACAGTCCATCAGATCAGAGAGAACGCCTATATTCAGTTCTTTCTCGGCTTTGCGGGCTACACAGCTAAGGCACCGTTTGATGCCTCGATGATGGTGCACTTTCGCAAGCGTTTTTCTGACGAGGATCTGCGCCGTATCAACGAGCTGGTGGTGCAGCGCGGCAAAGAGATCCTTCTGGAAGCACTTGCTCAGGCAGCAGACGATGACGACCATGATGATCGTGATTCCAGTGGAGGAGGCGCTCAGCTAGAACTTGATGCGTTGATCAAGCCTGCTGACTGGCCAGAAGGAAAGAATTGGGGCACTCTCACGATTGATGCCAGTTGCACTCCAGCCGACATCACCTATCCCAGAGACCTCAAGCTCCTCAACGAGGCTCGCACAACGACCGAGCGAGTCATTGATGATCTGTGCAGTCAGTCATCGGGATTCAGGAGACATCGACCTCGCTACGACCGTGGCCTTGCTCGTGCTCATTTCCTGAGAGTGGCGAAGCAAAAACGACCACGTCGCCGCAAAGTGAAGGCTGCCATTAAACATCAGCTTGGCTATGTGCGGCAGAATCTCAAGGCCATTGATGCTCTGATCGGCTGCGGGGCAAGGCTTTCCGAGCTTAAGAGGCATTGGTGGCAGAAGTTGTTGGCCTGCAGCGAGTTGGAGCGGCAACAGGGCCTTCTGCTCGCCTCTCAGACCAACAGCATTCCAGACCGCCTGGTGAATCTTGTGCAGACCCATATCCGCCCAATGGTGCGAGGCAAAGCACGTGCTGCGGTGGAGTTTGGAGCCAAAATCAGTGTTTCGGTTCAAAACGGCTTTCCGTTCTTGCACCGCACAAGCTGGAACCCCTACAACGAAGGAGAAGACCTTATCGCTCAGGCGGAAAAATACAAGCTGGATACAGGATCTTACCCAGAGCGAATCTGCGCCGACCGGATTTATATCACGGCCAAGAATAGGCATTTCTGCACGAGGAACGGTATTCGCCTCTCCGGCAAGCGATTGGGTCGCCCGCCCAAGGATCCTGATGTCACCACTGCACACAAGCACCAGCTCCGATCTGATCAAGCTCGACGCAATGAAGTGGAAGGCGTCTTTGGCTCTGGAAAGCGCAAGTATTCCCTGGATCTGATCATGGCTCGTCTACCAGCTGGTGCCGAATCCTCCATCTCGATGGCCTTTGTCGTGATGTGCGCGGAAAAGGTCTTGAGGCTGCTGCGCCTCTTTTTTGTCCTTCTTTTTGGGTGGATCTACAGCTTTTTTATGGCCTGGTCAGCGATCAGAGCGCCTGAGGGCATCTGCAAGCCATGCTTTTGA
- a CDS encoding class I fructose-bisphosphate aldolase codes for MALDAFREELASTAAALAAPGTGLLAADESTGTIGKRFAAIGVENTEEHRRAYRTLLATAPGLGDAISGVILYEETLFQDAPDGGSILDLFKAQGLVPGIKVDQGVEPLAGGLSGESWCTGLKGLQQRAARYYERGARFAKWRAVLRITADGCPSELCVRENAWGLARYARTVQEEGLVPIVEPEILMDGDHDIETTAAVQEWVLRLVYEALAINGVFLEGSLLKPSMTLPGMGCAQAPSPEQAAAYTLRTLERTVPASVPAILFLSGGLSEEEASVYLNAINAAADGAPWHLGFSYGRAMQQSCLKHWAGVDIEAGHGALLARARANGDAARGIYVPGSQPSDGKSLYVANYSY; via the coding sequence ATGGCGCTCGACGCCTTTCGCGAAGAGCTGGCGAGCACGGCGGCCGCTCTGGCGGCTCCAGGCACCGGTCTGCTGGCGGCCGATGAATCCACCGGCACGATCGGCAAGCGCTTTGCGGCGATTGGAGTGGAGAACACCGAGGAGCATCGCCGGGCCTATCGCACCCTGCTGGCCACCGCCCCAGGCCTGGGCGACGCGATCAGCGGCGTGATCCTCTACGAGGAAACCCTGTTTCAGGATGCCCCGGACGGTGGCTCGATTCTTGATCTGTTCAAGGCCCAGGGCCTGGTGCCGGGGATCAAGGTCGATCAGGGGGTGGAGCCTCTGGCCGGTGGGCTGTCCGGTGAGAGCTGGTGCACCGGCCTCAAGGGTCTCCAGCAGCGGGCCGCCCGGTACTACGAACGTGGTGCCCGCTTCGCCAAATGGCGCGCGGTGCTGCGCATCACCGCCGATGGCTGCCCGTCGGAGCTCTGCGTGCGTGAGAACGCCTGGGGGCTGGCCCGTTACGCCCGCACCGTGCAGGAGGAAGGACTGGTGCCGATCGTGGAGCCCGAAATCCTGATGGATGGCGACCACGACATCGAGACCACTGCCGCGGTGCAGGAATGGGTGCTGCGCCTTGTCTACGAGGCCCTGGCGATCAACGGAGTGTTCCTCGAGGGCAGCCTGCTGAAGCCGTCGATGACCTTGCCGGGCATGGGTTGCGCCCAGGCTCCAAGCCCCGAGCAGGCCGCCGCTTATACCCTGCGCACCCTCGAGCGGACGGTGCCGGCCAGTGTGCCGGCGATCCTGTTCCTCTCCGGTGGTCTCAGCGAAGAGGAAGCCAGCGTCTATCTCAATGCCATCAATGCCGCCGCCGATGGGGCTCCCTGGCATCTGGGTTTTTCCTATGGCCGGGCCATGCAGCAGTCGTGCCTGAAGCACTGGGCCGGCGTTGACATCGAGGCCGGTCATGGGGCCCTGCTGGCCCGGGCCCGGGCCAATGGGGATGCGGCGCGGGGGATCTACGTGCCTGGCTCCCAGCCCTCCGATGGCAAGTCTCTGTACGTGGCCAACTACAGCTACTGA
- a CDS encoding TIGR04168 family protein produces the protein MRIAIAGDPHDQWDQSDHALLELIRPDALLLVGDFSDGKPRIPSLLRRLELPLACILGNHDSGHDSSGRTLQRQLDLLGDLHCGWDLRQLSPPGLAVVGARPGSAGGGFHLSRAVRAVFGPVEMRESARRICEAALSADPSLPLLVLSHCGPSGLGSEPGDPCGRDWKASAGDWGDQDLALALEGIRRQRSVPLVVFGHMHHALRRGQGERRSFCRDRSGTAYLNTACVPRHGEDQAGRTLRHFSWVEFRGVELAAVSHRWYGLDGSLHYEQKLWRSEPAPGPAPLAPPAAACSAAVTDSTACSSC, from the coding sequence CTGAGGATCGCGATCGCCGGTGATCCCCATGATCAGTGGGACCAGAGCGATCACGCTCTGCTGGAGCTGATCCGGCCCGATGCCCTGCTGCTGGTGGGGGATTTCAGCGACGGCAAGCCCCGCATCCCCTCCCTGCTGCGCCGCCTGGAGCTGCCGCTCGCCTGCATTCTCGGGAACCACGACAGCGGCCACGATTCCAGCGGTCGCACCCTGCAACGCCAGCTGGACCTGCTCGGTGATCTCCACTGCGGCTGGGATCTGCGGCAGCTCTCTCCCCCCGGCCTGGCGGTGGTGGGGGCACGACCCGGCAGTGCCGGCGGCGGTTTTCACCTGTCCCGCGCCGTGCGAGCTGTGTTCGGACCGGTGGAGATGCGGGAATCGGCCCGGCGCATCTGTGAGGCGGCGTTGTCCGCCGATCCCTCCCTGCCGCTGCTGGTGCTCTCCCACTGCGGTCCGAGTGGCCTGGGCAGTGAACCGGGCGATCCCTGTGGCCGCGACTGGAAGGCCTCCGCCGGCGACTGGGGCGATCAGGATCTGGCCCTGGCCCTGGAAGGGATCCGCCGTCAGCGGTCCGTTCCTCTGGTGGTGTTTGGCCACATGCACCATGCCCTCAGGCGTGGACAGGGGGAGCGGCGGAGCTTCTGCCGCGATCGCAGTGGCACCGCCTACCTCAACACCGCCTGTGTGCCCCGCCATGGAGAGGATCAGGCCGGCCGCACCCTGCGCCACTTCAGCTGGGTGGAATTCCGGGGAGTGGAGCTGGCGGCCGTGAGCCACCGCTGGTATGGCCTGGATGGCTCCCTGCATTACGAGCAGAAGCTCTGGCGGTCTGAGCCAGCCCCAGGCCCGGCTCCGCTGGCTCCCCCTGCCGCGGCATGCTCCGCAGCCGTTACCGACAGCACGGCCTGTTCCTCATGTTGA
- a CDS encoding mechanosensitive ion channel domain-containing protein: MYGARSVGVCFGLQDLTRNLSSGLTLLLKSRLKVGDLIESASICDYIREISFRSTVIRTFQGPEIVLPNAMITNTPVHKLSDASSDGRVDVVVSVM; the protein is encoded by the coding sequence ATGTACGGGGCCCGTAGCGTCGGTGTTTGCTTCGGATTGCAGGACCTGACCCGCAACCTCAGCAGTGGCCTCACCCTGCTGCTGAAGAGCAGGCTCAAGGTGGGCGATCTGATCGAATCCGCCTCCATCTGCGACTACATCCGCGAGATCTCCTTTCGCTCCACGGTGATCCGCACGTTCCAGGGGCCAGAGATCGTGCTGCCCAACGCCATGATCACCAACACCCCGGTACACAAGCTCAGCGACGCGAGCAGCGACGGGCGGGTCGATGTGGTGGTGAGCGTGATGTAG
- a CDS encoding endolysin encodes MVQPSTPPPAPATFAITPERRALLNTIRYAEGTWANGGDLGYWIMFGGGLMDSLERHPNRVVRSARYASAAAGAYQFMPFTWTMASQALGLVGFNAHAQDQAAIFLVQRRGALALADQGELTPQLVAKLAPEWASFPTLAGSSFYGQPVKRYNDLRRFYEENLARLRGELQRELQLASVPARPACDDDSLKCRLEAVGSAR; translated from the coding sequence ATGGTCCAGCCTTCCACGCCACCGCCTGCTCCGGCCACCTTCGCCATCACCCCCGAGCGTCGTGCCCTGCTCAACACGATTCGCTACGCGGAGGGCACCTGGGCCAACGGTGGTGACCTCGGGTACTGGATCATGTTCGGTGGTGGCCTGATGGACAGCCTCGAACGCCACCCCAACCGAGTGGTGCGCTCGGCCCGCTATGCCAGTGCCGCAGCCGGTGCTTACCAGTTCATGCCCTTCACCTGGACGATGGCCAGTCAGGCCCTGGGCCTCGTGGGCTTCAATGCCCACGCTCAGGACCAGGCAGCCATTTTCCTTGTCCAGCGTCGCGGTGCTCTGGCCTTGGCTGATCAAGGGGAACTCACGCCCCAACTCGTGGCAAAGCTCGCTCCGGAATGGGCCTCCTTCCCTACCCTGGCGGGCTCCAGCTTCTATGGCCAACCCGTGAAGCGCTACAACGACCTGAGGCGCTTCTACGAGGAAAATCTGGCCCGGCTCCGTGGCGAGTTGCAGCGTGAATTGCAACTGGCTTCGGTTCCAGCCCGCCCAGCCTGCGATGACGACTCCCTGAAGTGCCGTCTTGAGGCCGTGGGATCGGCGCGTTGA